The following coding sequences are from one Humulus lupulus chromosome X, drHumLupu1.1, whole genome shotgun sequence window:
- the LOC133804388 gene encoding uncharacterized protein LOC133804388 isoform X1, producing MDKARDVRRGATRLKHSGHKLCVDGGGEDVLSSEKSKKEKLRKLSAVVGRSSSSQEDCEMGIDVSDKEDELRSPSTSNRIKLSEKFSDDCNGVGHASVPRRLRSAIKKRGRDSVSPLSDSKKLNHTISGTHSQKMSAIKKLKSNMKQRASDKCPKRTISGPITKDEEEVAETLYALAGMFINNNSNDKSKQVTESLEPNPSDFPESKSAVEAEENVSSALPLTTDEAIVPSSSADKVNEMVKVDSLNEPSSQANPIILDDYVPRMKLSSVAKSEQQLNVKPSRSSSVKFSIPSEKHLDTGLKQPQQKDALLLEKKKEIGLGKATPIKSQSEPRHAAGESEKAGMTLLPGLPSTVSQGSGVADTSSPLTAAKIPTWLDVPSCSPKTSSVQNNSSRKVSKVTTIKRKLSKRCATHVYISRLIQALKKSECEDMLTLPKNHKRSHEEGLKHGVSVTINNNMYGEKNDLIGLVSADTIANDAVNKNSNGANSGVLQQRVDQDQPLSALPSDQFTMQTQQNFDFLSLSAGGSGLAISDVSSRTRNVFEPLSPLQVPYPHSLVENQFRPYYSSPLSSYNSSAYPDHISSAGQVHPYGTLFYDTQASSGSLTKPQQQEQLWSAHYRPDDTPKSTSQIANWQNGATTERHQQQQQPLISMASSPFPPPGKVTKQDHHMPSVYEEHGGGFRTSALPLQLLCHESL from the exons ATGGACAAAGCTCGGGACGTGAGGCGTGGAGCCACTCGGCTCAAACATTCCGGACATAAACTCT GTGTGGATGGTGGTGGTGAGGACGTCTTGTCCTCCGAAAAATCGAAGAAAGAAAAGCTAAGGAAATTGAGTGCTGTTGTGGGTAGATCGAGTTCGAGCCAAGAAGATTGCGAAATGGGTATTGATGTATCTGACAAGGAAGATGAGCTACGCAGTCCAAGTACTAGCAACAGAATTAAACTTTCAGAAAAG TTTTCTGACGACTGCAATGGCGTTGGTCATGCTTCTGTTCCGCGAAGGCTACGGTCAG CTATTAAGAAGCGTGGTCGTGATTCTGTATCTCCTCTATCTGATTCGAAGAAGCTAAACCACACCATTAGTGGAACCCATTCACAAAAAATGTCTGCTATTAAGAAACTCAAGTCAAATATG AAACAAAGAGCATCAGACAAGTGTCCAAAACGAACAATTTCTGGGCCAATCACGAAAGATGAGGAAGAAGTGGCGGAAACGTTGTATGCCTTGGCTGGCATGTTCATCAACAACAACTCAAATGATAAATCCAAACAAGTCACTGAATCTTTGGAACCAAATCCTTCAGATTTTCCTGAGTCAAAGTCAGCAGTTGAAG CAGAGGAAAATGTAAGCTCGGCTCTTCCACTAACGACTGATGAGGCTATTGTTCCGTCATCTAGTGCAGACAAAGTAAATGAAATGGTCAAAGTTGACTCTTTGAATGAACCAAGTAGTCAAGCGAACCCAATCATACTTGATGATTATGTTCCTCGAATGAAACTTTCCTCCGTAGCTAAGAGTGAACAACAGTTGAATGTCAAGCCATCGAGAAGTTCTTCTGTTAAGTTCAGCATTCCCTCTGAGAAACACTTAGATACTGG ATTGAAACAACCCCAGCAAAAGGATGCCTTACTTCtggagaagaaaaaagaaattggaTTGGGGAAG GCCACACCTATTAAGAGTCAGTCAGAACCACGACATGCAGCAGGGGAGTCCGAGAAAGCTG GTATGACATTATTGCCTGGATTACCATCAACCGTTTCGCAAGGTTCTGGAGTTGCTGATACAAGTTCCCC GTTAACAGCTGCTAAAATTCCGACTTGGCTTGATGTTCCATCTTGTTCCCCCAAAACTAGCTCAGTCCAAAATAACTCAAGTAGAAAG GTTTCTAAAGTTACCACAATTAAAAGAAAACTATCTAAGAGATGTGCAACTCATGTCTACATAAGTCGTTTAATTCAAGCTTTAAAAAAGTCGGAGTGCGAAGACATGTTGACCCTGCCAAAAAATCACAAGAGATCTCACGAAGAAGGATTAAAACATGGGGTTTCAGTCACCATTAACAACAATATGTATGGAGAAAAGAATGATTTAATTGGACTTGTTTCTGCTGACACCATAGCTAATGACGCTGTTAACAAAAATTCAAATGGAGCCAATAGTGGTGTTCTTCAACAAAGAGTCGATCAAGATCAGCCACTGTCTGCACTGCCATCAGACCAGTTTACCATGCAGACGCAG CAGAATTTTGATTTCCTGTCGTTGTCAGCTGGAGGTAGCGGCTTGGCGATCAGTGATGTATCTAGTAGAACTAGAAACGTATTTGAGCCATTGTCTCCACTCCAAGTTCCTTACCCTCATTCACTCGTGGAAAATCAGTTTCGTCCATATTACTCTTCGCCACTGTCTTCTTATAACTCCTCAGCTTACCCTGACCATATTTCATCAGCGGGGCAG GTCCATCCATATGGTACCCTTTTCTACGATACTCAAGCAAGCTCAGGATCCTTAACAAAACCACAACAGCAAGAACAACTTTGGAGTGCTCACTATAGGCCTGATGACACTCCCAAATCGACAAGTCAAATCGCAAACTGGCAAAATGGAGCAACTACTGAACGAcatcagcagcagcagcagccgtTGATATCCATGGCTTCTTCACCATTTCCTCCTCCTGGCAAAGTGACTAAACAAGACCACCATATGCCTTCTGTCTATGAAGAACATGGAGGAGGGTTCCGTACTAGTGCTCTACCATTGCAGTTACTCTGCCATGAGAGCCTTTGA
- the LOC133804388 gene encoding uncharacterized protein LOC133804388 isoform X3 yields MDKARDVRRGATRLKHSGHKLCVDGGGEDVLSSEKSKKEKLRKLSAVVGRSSSSQEDCEMGIDVSDKEDELRSPSTSNRIKLSEKFSDDCNGVGHASVPRRLRSAIKKRGRDSVSPLSDSKKLNHTISGTHSQKMSAIKKLKSNMKQRASDKCPKRTISGPITKDEEEVAETLYALAGMFINNNSNDKSKQVTESLEPNPSDFPESKSAVEEENVSSALPLTTDEAIVPSSSADKVNEMVKVDSLNEPSSQANPIILDDYVPRMKLSSVAKSEQQLNVKPSRSSSVKFSIPSEKHLDTGLKQPQQKDALLLEKKKEIGLGKATPIKSQSEPRHAAGESEKAGMTLLPGLPSTVSQGSGVADTSSPLTAAKIPTWLDVPSCSPKTSSVQNNSSRKVSKVTTIKRKLSKRCATHVYISRLIQALKKSECEDMLTLPKNHKRSHEEGLKHGVSVTINNNMYGEKNDLIGLVSADTIANDAVNKNSNGANSGVLQQRVDQDQPLSALPSDQFTMQTQQNFDFLSLSAGGSGLAISDVSSRTRNVFEPLSPLQVPYPHSLVENQFRPYYSSPLSSYNSSAYPDHISSAGQVHPYGTLFYDTQASSGSLTKPQQQEQLWSAHYRPDDTPKSTSQIANWQNGATTERHQQQQQPLISMASSPFPPPGKVTKQDHHMPSVYEEHGGGFRTSALPLQLLCHESL; encoded by the exons ATGGACAAAGCTCGGGACGTGAGGCGTGGAGCCACTCGGCTCAAACATTCCGGACATAAACTCT GTGTGGATGGTGGTGGTGAGGACGTCTTGTCCTCCGAAAAATCGAAGAAAGAAAAGCTAAGGAAATTGAGTGCTGTTGTGGGTAGATCGAGTTCGAGCCAAGAAGATTGCGAAATGGGTATTGATGTATCTGACAAGGAAGATGAGCTACGCAGTCCAAGTACTAGCAACAGAATTAAACTTTCAGAAAAG TTTTCTGACGACTGCAATGGCGTTGGTCATGCTTCTGTTCCGCGAAGGCTACGGTCAG CTATTAAGAAGCGTGGTCGTGATTCTGTATCTCCTCTATCTGATTCGAAGAAGCTAAACCACACCATTAGTGGAACCCATTCACAAAAAATGTCTGCTATTAAGAAACTCAAGTCAAATATG AAACAAAGAGCATCAGACAAGTGTCCAAAACGAACAATTTCTGGGCCAATCACGAAAGATGAGGAAGAAGTGGCGGAAACGTTGTATGCCTTGGCTGGCATGTTCATCAACAACAACTCAAATGATAAATCCAAACAAGTCACTGAATCTTTGGAACCAAATCCTTCAGATTTTCCTGAGTCAAAGTCAGCAGTTGAAG AGGAAAATGTAAGCTCGGCTCTTCCACTAACGACTGATGAGGCTATTGTTCCGTCATCTAGTGCAGACAAAGTAAATGAAATGGTCAAAGTTGACTCTTTGAATGAACCAAGTAGTCAAGCGAACCCAATCATACTTGATGATTATGTTCCTCGAATGAAACTTTCCTCCGTAGCTAAGAGTGAACAACAGTTGAATGTCAAGCCATCGAGAAGTTCTTCTGTTAAGTTCAGCATTCCCTCTGAGAAACACTTAGATACTGG ATTGAAACAACCCCAGCAAAAGGATGCCTTACTTCtggagaagaaaaaagaaattggaTTGGGGAAG GCCACACCTATTAAGAGTCAGTCAGAACCACGACATGCAGCAGGGGAGTCCGAGAAAGCTG GTATGACATTATTGCCTGGATTACCATCAACCGTTTCGCAAGGTTCTGGAGTTGCTGATACAAGTTCCCC GTTAACAGCTGCTAAAATTCCGACTTGGCTTGATGTTCCATCTTGTTCCCCCAAAACTAGCTCAGTCCAAAATAACTCAAGTAGAAAG GTTTCTAAAGTTACCACAATTAAAAGAAAACTATCTAAGAGATGTGCAACTCATGTCTACATAAGTCGTTTAATTCAAGCTTTAAAAAAGTCGGAGTGCGAAGACATGTTGACCCTGCCAAAAAATCACAAGAGATCTCACGAAGAAGGATTAAAACATGGGGTTTCAGTCACCATTAACAACAATATGTATGGAGAAAAGAATGATTTAATTGGACTTGTTTCTGCTGACACCATAGCTAATGACGCTGTTAACAAAAATTCAAATGGAGCCAATAGTGGTGTTCTTCAACAAAGAGTCGATCAAGATCAGCCACTGTCTGCACTGCCATCAGACCAGTTTACCATGCAGACGCAG CAGAATTTTGATTTCCTGTCGTTGTCAGCTGGAGGTAGCGGCTTGGCGATCAGTGATGTATCTAGTAGAACTAGAAACGTATTTGAGCCATTGTCTCCACTCCAAGTTCCTTACCCTCATTCACTCGTGGAAAATCAGTTTCGTCCATATTACTCTTCGCCACTGTCTTCTTATAACTCCTCAGCTTACCCTGACCATATTTCATCAGCGGGGCAG GTCCATCCATATGGTACCCTTTTCTACGATACTCAAGCAAGCTCAGGATCCTTAACAAAACCACAACAGCAAGAACAACTTTGGAGTGCTCACTATAGGCCTGATGACACTCCCAAATCGACAAGTCAAATCGCAAACTGGCAAAATGGAGCAACTACTGAACGAcatcagcagcagcagcagccgtTGATATCCATGGCTTCTTCACCATTTCCTCCTCCTGGCAAAGTGACTAAACAAGACCACCATATGCCTTCTGTCTATGAAGAACATGGAGGAGGGTTCCGTACTAGTGCTCTACCATTGCAGTTACTCTGCCATGAGAGCCTTTGA
- the LOC133804388 gene encoding uncharacterized protein LOC133804388 isoform X2 — protein MDKARDVRRGATRLKHSGHKLCVDGGGEDVLSSEKSKKEKLRKLSAVVGRSSSSQEDCEMGIDVSDKEDELRSPSTSNRIKLSEKFSDDCNGVGHASVPRRLRSAIKKRGRDSVSPLSDSKKLNHTISGTHSQKMSAIKKLKSNMKQRASDKCPKRTISGPITKDEEEVAETLYALAGMFINNNSNDKSKQVTESLEPNPSDFPESKSAVEAEENVSSALPLTTDEAIVPSSSADKVNEMVKVDSLNEPSSQANPIILDDYVPRMKLSSVAKSEQQLNVKPSRSSSVKFSIPSEKHLDTGLKQPQQKDALLLEKKKEIGLGKATPIKSQSEPRHAAGESEKAGMTLLPGLPSTVSQGSGVADTSSPLTAAKIPTWLDVPSCSPKTSSVQNNSSRKVSKVTTIKRKLSKRCATHVYISRLIQALKKSECEDMLTLPKNHKRSHEEGLKHGVSVTINNNMYGEKNDLIGLVSADTIANDAVNKNSNGANSGVLQQRVDQDQPLSALPSDQFTMQTQNFDFLSLSAGGSGLAISDVSSRTRNVFEPLSPLQVPYPHSLVENQFRPYYSSPLSSYNSSAYPDHISSAGQVHPYGTLFYDTQASSGSLTKPQQQEQLWSAHYRPDDTPKSTSQIANWQNGATTERHQQQQQPLISMASSPFPPPGKVTKQDHHMPSVYEEHGGGFRTSALPLQLLCHESL, from the exons ATGGACAAAGCTCGGGACGTGAGGCGTGGAGCCACTCGGCTCAAACATTCCGGACATAAACTCT GTGTGGATGGTGGTGGTGAGGACGTCTTGTCCTCCGAAAAATCGAAGAAAGAAAAGCTAAGGAAATTGAGTGCTGTTGTGGGTAGATCGAGTTCGAGCCAAGAAGATTGCGAAATGGGTATTGATGTATCTGACAAGGAAGATGAGCTACGCAGTCCAAGTACTAGCAACAGAATTAAACTTTCAGAAAAG TTTTCTGACGACTGCAATGGCGTTGGTCATGCTTCTGTTCCGCGAAGGCTACGGTCAG CTATTAAGAAGCGTGGTCGTGATTCTGTATCTCCTCTATCTGATTCGAAGAAGCTAAACCACACCATTAGTGGAACCCATTCACAAAAAATGTCTGCTATTAAGAAACTCAAGTCAAATATG AAACAAAGAGCATCAGACAAGTGTCCAAAACGAACAATTTCTGGGCCAATCACGAAAGATGAGGAAGAAGTGGCGGAAACGTTGTATGCCTTGGCTGGCATGTTCATCAACAACAACTCAAATGATAAATCCAAACAAGTCACTGAATCTTTGGAACCAAATCCTTCAGATTTTCCTGAGTCAAAGTCAGCAGTTGAAG CAGAGGAAAATGTAAGCTCGGCTCTTCCACTAACGACTGATGAGGCTATTGTTCCGTCATCTAGTGCAGACAAAGTAAATGAAATGGTCAAAGTTGACTCTTTGAATGAACCAAGTAGTCAAGCGAACCCAATCATACTTGATGATTATGTTCCTCGAATGAAACTTTCCTCCGTAGCTAAGAGTGAACAACAGTTGAATGTCAAGCCATCGAGAAGTTCTTCTGTTAAGTTCAGCATTCCCTCTGAGAAACACTTAGATACTGG ATTGAAACAACCCCAGCAAAAGGATGCCTTACTTCtggagaagaaaaaagaaattggaTTGGGGAAG GCCACACCTATTAAGAGTCAGTCAGAACCACGACATGCAGCAGGGGAGTCCGAGAAAGCTG GTATGACATTATTGCCTGGATTACCATCAACCGTTTCGCAAGGTTCTGGAGTTGCTGATACAAGTTCCCC GTTAACAGCTGCTAAAATTCCGACTTGGCTTGATGTTCCATCTTGTTCCCCCAAAACTAGCTCAGTCCAAAATAACTCAAGTAGAAAG GTTTCTAAAGTTACCACAATTAAAAGAAAACTATCTAAGAGATGTGCAACTCATGTCTACATAAGTCGTTTAATTCAAGCTTTAAAAAAGTCGGAGTGCGAAGACATGTTGACCCTGCCAAAAAATCACAAGAGATCTCACGAAGAAGGATTAAAACATGGGGTTTCAGTCACCATTAACAACAATATGTATGGAGAAAAGAATGATTTAATTGGACTTGTTTCTGCTGACACCATAGCTAATGACGCTGTTAACAAAAATTCAAATGGAGCCAATAGTGGTGTTCTTCAACAAAGAGTCGATCAAGATCAGCCACTGTCTGCACTGCCATCAGACCAGTTTACCATGCAGACGCAG AATTTTGATTTCCTGTCGTTGTCAGCTGGAGGTAGCGGCTTGGCGATCAGTGATGTATCTAGTAGAACTAGAAACGTATTTGAGCCATTGTCTCCACTCCAAGTTCCTTACCCTCATTCACTCGTGGAAAATCAGTTTCGTCCATATTACTCTTCGCCACTGTCTTCTTATAACTCCTCAGCTTACCCTGACCATATTTCATCAGCGGGGCAG GTCCATCCATATGGTACCCTTTTCTACGATACTCAAGCAAGCTCAGGATCCTTAACAAAACCACAACAGCAAGAACAACTTTGGAGTGCTCACTATAGGCCTGATGACACTCCCAAATCGACAAGTCAAATCGCAAACTGGCAAAATGGAGCAACTACTGAACGAcatcagcagcagcagcagccgtTGATATCCATGGCTTCTTCACCATTTCCTCCTCCTGGCAAAGTGACTAAACAAGACCACCATATGCCTTCTGTCTATGAAGAACATGGAGGAGGGTTCCGTACTAGTGCTCTACCATTGCAGTTACTCTGCCATGAGAGCCTTTGA
- the LOC133803310 gene encoding hexokinase-2, chloroplastic codes for MSVPAISTSVGSFCLSRSNCHSSTSSRGMPRSVMALRSGAVSVAPILTNLQKDCATPLPLLRHVADAMATDMRNGLAVDGGSDLKMILSYVDALPTGNEKGLFYALDLGGTNFRVLRVQLGGKEERVIATEFEQVSIPQELMFGTSEQLFDFMASGLAKFSQKEGGKFHLPSGRTREIGFTFSFPVRQLSIDSGILMKWTKGFAVSGTPGKDIVACLNEAMGRLGLEMRVSALVNDAVGTLAGARYWDDDVMVAVILGTGTNACYVERTDAIPKQKGQVSSSGRTIINTEWGAFSTGLPLTVYDSEMDAASINPGEQIFEKTISGMYLGEIVRRVLLKMAQAGDLFGKSVPEKLFSPFILRTPDLCAMQQDNTDDLQSVGSILYNVAGLETNLSVRKIVVEVCDTIVKRGGRLAGAGIVGILQKMEEDSRGLIFGKRTVVAMDGGLYENYPQYRRYLQEAVTELLGTEISRNVVIEHSKDGSGIGAALLAAANSKYPHDV; via the exons ATGTCGGTTCCAGCGATATCGACATCCGTTGGATCGTTCTGCCTTTCACGATCCAACTGTCACAGCAGCACTAGCAGCAGGGGTATGCCTCGATCCGTTATGGCACTCCGATCCGGCGCCGTTTCGGTGGCTCCGATCTTGACCAACTTACAAAAAGACTGCGCCACTCCTTTGCCCCTGCTCCGCCACGTGGCAGACGCGATGGCAACTGATATGCGAAACGGACTCGCCGTCGACGGTGGCAGTGACCTCAAGATGATCCTCAGCTATGTTGATGCTCTCCCAACTGG GAACGAGAAGGGTCTGTTTTATGCATTGGATCTTGGAGGTACAAACTTTCGGGTGCTTAGAGTTCAATTAGGTGGTAAGGAAGAGCGAGTGATAGCCACTGAGTTTGAACAAGTCTCTATTCCTCAGGAACTTATGTTTGGTACCTCTGAG CAACTTTTTGATTTTATGGCATCTGGGTTAGCTAAATTTTCACAAAAGGAAGGTGGGAAATTTCACCTGCCAAGTGGTAGGACGAGGGAGATTGGTTTCACATTCTCATTCCCAGTGAGGCAGTTGTCTATTGACTCTGGTATACTCATGAAGTGGACAAAAGGGTTTGCTGTCTCTGGAACG CCTGGCAAAGATATAGTTGCTTGTTTGAATGAAGCCATGGGAAGGCTTGGATTAGAGATGCGTGTGTCTGCCCTG GTTAATGATGCTGTAGGAACACTAGCTGGTGCAAGGTACTGGGATGATGATGTAATGGTTGCAGTCATTTTAGGTACTGGAACTAATGCTTGCTATGTGGAGCGAACTGATGCTATTCCTAAACAAAAAGGGCAGGTCTCTTCATCTGGCAGAACG ATTATTAATACCGAGTGGGGAGCATTCTCAACTGGTCTTCCTTTGACCGTGTATGACAGTGAAATGGATGCTGCCAGTATCAATCCTGGAGAGCAG ATATTTGAGAAAACAATATCTGGTATGTATCTTGGCGAAATTGTACGAAGGGTGCTGCTGAAAATGGCACAAGCAGGTGACTTGTTTGGTAAATCTGTGCCGGAGAAACTGTTCTCTCCTTTCATCCTTAG GACTCCGGATCTTTGTGCTATGCAGCAGGATAACACTGATGATCTTCAATCTGTTGGATCAATTTTATACAATGTAGCTGGG CTTGAAACCAATTTAAGTGTGAGAAAGATTGTTGTGGAGGTTTGTGATACAATAGTGAAGCGAGGAGGCCGATTAGCTGGGGCCGGAATTGTAGGTATTCTGCAGAAAATGGAGGAGGACTCGAGGGGCCTTATCTTTGGAAAGAGGACAGTGGTGGCTATGGATGGAGGGCTATATGAAAACTACCCACAATACAGAAGATACTTACAAGAAGCAGTCACAGAGCTTCTAGGGACAGAAATTTCTAGGAATGTGGTGATAGAGCATTCGAAAGATGGATCTGGTATAGGGGCTGCTCTCTTGGCTGCTGCAAACTCTAAGTATCCGCATGACGTTTAA
- the LOC133804389 gene encoding AP-2 complex subunit sigma: protein MIRFILLQNRQGKTRLAKYYVPLEDSEKHKVEYEVHRLVVNRDPKFTNFVEFRTHKVIYRRYAGLFFSLCVDITDNELAYLECIHLFVEILDHFFSNVCELDLVFNFHKVYLILDEFILAGELQETSKKAIIERMGELEKLE, encoded by the exons ATG ATCCGATTCATACTCTTACAGAATCGGCAAGGCAAGACCCGTCTGGCAAAGTACTACGTTCCCCTTGAGGATTCTGAGAAACACAAGGTTGAATATGAG GTTCATCGTTTGGTGGTAAACAGAGATCCCAAATTCACAAATTTCGTTGAG TTTCGTACACACAAGGTGATCTACAGGCGTTATGCTGGATTGTTTTTCTCGTTGTGTGTCGATATTACAGATAATGAGTTAGCATATCTGGAGTGCATTCATTTATTTGTGGAGATTTTGGATCATTTCTTTAGCAACGTTTGCGAGCTAGATTTGGTTTTTAACTTTCACAAG GTCTATCTCATACTTGATGAGTTCATTCTTGCTGGAGAGCTCCAGGAAACTAGCAAGAAG GCAATTATAGAGAGAATGGGGGAGCTGGAAAAACTAGAGTAA